One genomic segment of Pseudomonas chlororaphis subsp. aurantiaca includes these proteins:
- a CDS encoding ribbon-helix-helix domain-containing protein has protein sequence MCELYVKADPILYESRSRSLRICGVVTTLRLENQFWDILSEIAEVDGMTTNQLIAKLYEEVMDYRGEVVNFASFLRVSCTRYLSQRRSATPELSVVRSATK, from the coding sequence ATGTGCGAGCTCTACGTCAAAGCCGACCCGATCCTCTATGAGTCCCGCTCGCGCTCGCTGCGCATCTGCGGGGTGGTCACCACCCTGCGCCTGGAGAACCAGTTCTGGGACATCCTCAGCGAAATCGCCGAGGTCGATGGCATGACCACCAACCAGCTGATCGCCAAACTCTATGAAGAAGTGATGGATTACCGCGGCGAGGTAGTGAATTTCGCCTCGTTCCTGCGGGTCAGCTGCACCCGCTACCTGAGCCAGCGCCGCAGCGCCACGCCGGAACTCAGCGTGGTGCGCAGCGCCACCAAATAA
- a CDS encoding TonB-dependent receptor produces MFRVPYHLQLICSRPTLLAACLAFSLQCQAQIQAESFAFALPAQPLATSLSQVAQQAKIQLLFDEELLRNVKAPALKGDFSPEAAIQQLLGGSEFSLVKVDQTYVVRPAENSSTRSSALQLGAMSVIGSGLEVDSATVGRSTLNQAEIDRHQATNIPSLIATLPGVSLGGSLKPGGQTINIWGLGDAEDVPMSVDGATKSGFERYQQGSIFIEPELIKRIEVEKGPHSPETGNGGFGGTVHMETKDAPDLLLEGRDTGAMLKYGYSSNSHEQAYTGAVYGRTEDRRFDALAYWTKRDGDDMKLASAQPDPRNAYPINPKRLPNTAQDLDGELFKLNMQLTDEHRLGFSYMRSNSDIWAPFSAKSYPTPPTQRDIDKYGYDGATRRFLAQRNTIDTTWQAKYQYTPLDNPWIDFEAKYSESKTDQTDERGPNAYFQPASGGRKITVGYEDRILSLKNTSRFNTGLLEHALTNGIQIRKHDREVDMWMPGKTYEVPKYNNGHYQPGFMPHGKVDNNAFYIQDAITLGNFTLTPSLRYDHVRNRGQKNDAPIYNSPDPVVGHDYGDKTYTGWSPRLSAFWTVTPQFALFADYSKTWRAPVIDEQYEVQAAGTTRSSTSRDLDPERITALRAGNITRFSDVLTQADSLQIRTTVFRNQIKDEIMKNLGIGCPEQLSGGKNIGQVCNQPTIGVYRNIGDLTIKGFEVESFYDSTYLFGSLSYSWITGKHEGAYTNPWGPNVWARDIPPRKWVATLGVKIPQWDAQVGWQGQWVRQTDRVPSDIYPSGPASAAGDSYWDQYENDRYNVQGLFANWKPQQPYLKGTEVNFTLDNMFNRDYRPPLSGENASSLGRNAKISVTRFF; encoded by the coding sequence AGCAGGCGAAGATCCAGCTGCTGTTCGACGAAGAGTTGCTGCGCAACGTGAAGGCCCCGGCGCTGAAGGGCGATTTCAGCCCCGAGGCGGCGATCCAGCAGTTGCTGGGCGGCAGCGAGTTCAGCCTGGTCAAGGTCGACCAGACCTACGTGGTGCGCCCCGCGGAAAACAGCAGCACCCGCAGTTCGGCGCTGCAGCTGGGCGCCATGAGCGTCATCGGCAGCGGCCTGGAAGTGGACTCCGCCACGGTCGGCCGCTCGACCCTGAACCAGGCCGAGATCGATCGCCACCAGGCCACCAACATCCCCAGCCTGATCGCCACCCTGCCCGGCGTCAGCCTCGGCGGCTCGCTCAAGCCCGGCGGCCAGACCATCAACATCTGGGGCCTGGGCGATGCCGAAGACGTGCCGATGAGCGTCGACGGCGCGACCAAGAGCGGCTTCGAACGCTACCAGCAGGGCTCGATCTTCATCGAGCCGGAACTGATCAAGCGCATCGAAGTGGAAAAGGGCCCGCACTCGCCCGAGACCGGCAACGGCGGTTTCGGCGGCACCGTGCACATGGAAACCAAGGACGCCCCGGACCTGCTGTTGGAAGGCCGTGACACCGGCGCCATGCTCAAGTATGGCTACAGCAGCAACAGCCATGAGCAGGCCTACACCGGCGCGGTGTACGGGCGTACCGAGGACCGGCGTTTCGACGCCCTGGCCTACTGGACCAAACGCGACGGCGACGACATGAAGCTGGCCAGCGCCCAGCCGGACCCGCGCAACGCCTACCCGATCAACCCCAAGCGCCTGCCCAACACCGCCCAGGATCTGGACGGCGAGCTGTTCAAGCTGAACATGCAGCTGACCGACGAACATCGCCTGGGCTTCAGCTACATGCGCTCCAACAGTGATATCTGGGCGCCCTTCTCGGCCAAGAGCTACCCGACGCCGCCGACCCAGCGCGATATCGACAAGTACGGTTACGACGGCGCCACCCGGCGCTTCCTGGCCCAGCGCAACACCATCGACACCACTTGGCAGGCCAAGTACCAATACACGCCGCTGGACAACCCGTGGATCGACTTCGAGGCCAAGTACTCCGAGTCCAAGACCGACCAGACCGACGAGCGCGGCCCGAACGCCTACTTCCAGCCGGCCTCCGGTGGCCGCAAGATCACCGTGGGTTACGAGGACAGGATCCTCTCGCTGAAAAACACCAGCCGCTTCAACACCGGCCTGCTGGAACACGCCTTGACCAATGGCATCCAGATCCGCAAGCACGACCGCGAAGTGGACATGTGGATGCCGGGCAAGACCTACGAGGTGCCCAAATACAACAACGGGCATTACCAGCCGGGCTTCATGCCCCATGGCAAGGTCGACAACAACGCCTTCTATATCCAGGACGCGATCACCCTGGGCAACTTCACCTTGACCCCGTCCCTGCGCTACGACCATGTGCGCAACCGTGGGCAGAAAAACGACGCGCCGATCTACAACAGCCCCGATCCGGTGGTCGGCCACGATTACGGCGACAAGACCTACACCGGCTGGTCGCCACGGCTGTCGGCGTTCTGGACGGTCACCCCGCAATTCGCCCTGTTCGCCGACTACAGCAAGACCTGGCGCGCGCCGGTGATCGACGAGCAGTACGAAGTCCAGGCGGCCGGCACCACCCGCTCCTCCACCAGCCGCGACCTCGACCCGGAGCGCATCACCGCATTGCGCGCCGGTAACATCACCCGCTTCTCCGACGTCCTGACCCAGGCCGACAGCCTGCAGATCCGCACCACGGTGTTCCGCAACCAGATCAAGGACGAAATCATGAAGAACCTGGGGATCGGCTGCCCCGAGCAACTGAGCGGCGGCAAGAACATCGGCCAGGTGTGCAACCAGCCGACCATCGGGGTCTACCGCAATATCGGCGACCTGACCATCAAGGGCTTCGAGGTCGAGAGCTTCTACGATTCGACCTACCTGTTCGGCTCGCTGTCCTACTCCTGGATCACCGGCAAGCATGAAGGCGCCTACACCAACCCCTGGGGGCCGAATGTCTGGGCCCGGGACATCCCGCCACGCAAGTGGGTCGCCACCCTGGGGGTGAAAATCCCGCAGTGGGATGCGCAAGTGGGCTGGCAAGGCCAGTGGGTACGCCAGACCGACCGCGTGCCGAGTGACATCTACCCGAGCGGCCCGGCCAGCGCCGCGGGCGACTCCTACTGGGACCAGTACGAGAACGACCGCTACAACGTGCAGGGCCTGTTCGCCAACTGGAAACCGCAGCAGCCGTACCTCAAGGGCACCGAGGTCAATTTCACCCTGGACAACATGTTCAACCGCGATTACCGCCCGCCCCTGAGCGGCGAAAACGCCTCCAGCCTTGGGCGCAACGCCAAGATCAGCGTGACGCGGTTCTTCTGA